The segment GAACTACCTGATATCAATAACAGGTATGACGATTTTTACAGGTATGTACCCAGTTTTTAgctctttatttaaaatgtatcgTTGTTAATAAAACAACAACCCTTTCGTTGAAGGGACGTTTCGGGGGTTGCGGGCGGCCGAAACGGGAGCAGCAGGCAGCGGTTGCCAAGGCGACCGATGGCCAATGGCCGCGACTCCGATAACCAATCTTGGATCTCATTCCTCGCATGGCCGCCCCCGAAGTCGGCGGCGGATGATCGCGGCCGGAGAGGCGGCAATTAAGGGGGGACCCTCGGGGGGCCCCCGATCGTCTCGGGCTGATGTGAGTTAATTTCCTCTGCCAATCAGAAAAATCGGATTGCGGTTTGCCGGTTCGGAAAATTGGCGGGGAAAGGAATTATCCAATTATTCCGGAAACCGGGGAAAAGAGAGGAGATGGACCGCAACGGTGATTGCGTCGAATTGGGATCGCATAATGTATTGATGCGAAATTGCACTTATTTGCGGAAGAAATGTACTGAAATTAGAACGACTCAGTTACTGTCTCAGACACCCATCGTCGGCGATTTGCTCATTAAGGCCCATTAGGACATGTCTCggctaaattattattacaaattgCCGTTTTCCTACTATTCCTCAATTTCCCATCGCTCCCGCTGTGGTCTTCTAATTGACCATGTTGGAATGctaaattgcttttaattaattctagaAAGATTTCGATAAAAAAGTGCTGCATTCGTTATATTTCAGTATATAGGGTCGTGGGAAAAGGTTGTTGTGGAAAAGATTTGTCATTTACTTTGCAGAAAATCGGCTTAcaagatttctttttgtacgAGATTTTGTCATAATATCCCGATAATGTTTGTAGAAACAGCAACAGTACAtagttcttttattttcaataccCCCATGGCTACAAAATCAGATATATCCGTCAAAGTTTGAATCGTGTTGCCAGACTGCGAAGTTTCATGTTTGCTGGCAAGTTGTTTATTAAAGTTGGTGGAAATTTCTTTTCGGATTAGTCTTGTTTGCTTCATATTTTAACAAGTTTGTTTTCAAGGTGCGAATTGTAAGAAATTGTTGAGCATTTCTATTCAGGATGGTTGGGCTGTCTTGAATAGATAGACGACAAatacaacaaattttaagaaatgtttCTAATCGTTTAAGACGTATGTTTTCATTCTAAGAGAGAATTAATGGTAATGTTACATcgcttttttgttttgaaaatcacGTTGAATAAAGGAACTATCAAGGGCTGAACGGCGTTGTCAAATTGCGAATTTCCATGTAAGTTCTTcgtattcttttttaattcaaaatgatcGTATTTCTTGCTCAGAAATAGAAGATGCTCAAAAGCGTAATAAGATCCTTATATTTATCATTTCAAGATTACGCAGAAATATTGTAGGGCAaccctgtatttcaaaaacatcgtttattgttattttatgcAACGTTCGTTGGATAAAAGCATGTCCGACTTCTTCAGTTTCATCATAATTAAAACGAGAATTCACTTATATTTCTCGTTATAACGGACATCTGGTGGTCACCCCCGAAAATAGCGAACTACGAAACGAAATTTGGGGTTGTAAACTTCTTCAACCGTGTTTCGGCTGCCTCCTGTTAGATGGGGTGAGAATTCATAGAATAatgttatgtttattttgattctttAAAGTTcgataatgaaaaattgtattttttctcgatcaacattgaaattttcggTATGGCCCCCTCGACGAATATAGGATATCCTGTAAATCATTAGAAAATGAGACAAATTCTGTATAAAGAAAACTTCATATGTCACTGTATATTAAGAAACCAGCTTTGTTTACCCAACTTATACATcacaccctgtagatttccATCAGTCCACTGTGATTTGTACCGATTGCCTTCGTGCTTATGCAAATTCCaattgaagtaaaaaagaaaaaaatgtttcttcttAATACAGCCTTTTGGTCAtcacaaatgaaatttttaataccgTTTCCCAAACATACTTTAAAAGTACCCAACACAATGccatctttaatttttaatttagatccAAGCTGCATCATTTCTCTCCCCCCAATTTGTGCCTTCTTTCATTCAGCGTCTTATCGATTTTTCTATCCCCGGGCTGGACATCTGGTGGACACCACGGAAACCGCCAAACAATGAAACAAACTGAGAGTCGGAAACTTGACTTCTTTAACTACGTTTCCGCAATTCCTTGTTAGATGGAGGACCAAATTTCGACGATAtacaaataattgttattaagaGTTTTAATTGTTGTTAAATTGTCTCTATCGAACAATCCGAGCTCCATCTCTGGCCGAAACACCCTAATTAAATCCCCATCCGAATCCGGACCTTTCTCTCATTGTAAATGTCACGTCAGTGCGGAAGTGGCCCGTGGCGTTGAGCCCTTTCGCAGGGCAACCTGATCAATAATTCCCTTTGACGATGGCCCCGTAATGACatgcattttttaacgaattttaaattgggtcGTTGTTCGACTTAGACCGTCATTTTCCATCGGGGCATTCCGGGCCATGTTTGTTCCGTCAACGTCGGAAATTATCCAGCTTTATTGGATTCCGTCATGAGTTTGGGATCCGAAATCAAAGAGGGGTTTGCCTCGTATTTTGGTTATTaaaagggggggggggggtggaAAGACGTGGGAGGGTGAGATATAAATGTTGTTAAATGTATTATGGAGAAAAATCGAGAACTGTGAAAATTTGATGTTTCGTCGATTACTACGTAAAGCTATTTTTGAGGTTGTTCCAAGGTAGTAAcccattttggttttttaccAGGTCGCGGATTAAAATCGTTTATGAGTGGTCAAAATTGGTTGAAAACAGGCGGAACTCTGTATACAGGGATTAACTATACGGCTTTGTTGAAAATCTcgaatattattatttcctttaaGTCATTTTCCATAGCTTCACAAGCTACAGATAGTGTGCCATTTAACGCGAATTACGTGGAcgtattaaaaatctttagaGATTCGATGGAGATAGAAGGAAAATGGCTATATTCCGATCATCTCATCGTACATCTGTGCAAATTTGGTACACATTTGTTTAATAGTAATCGAGACGCCCAGAGACTTCAAAGTTGATCATTTTTGAAACGGACCAACCTTAGTCGCACCTGTGACTTGGAGAAAAATGATATCTCAAATATGCACCCATTAATTCCAATTTGCAGCCGCCTCGAAACGCGTTAACGCAAGGGTTTTCTtctcttaacatttttctggTTTTAAATTAGTCGAGATTTGCAGCAAGGGACCGTGACAAAAGACACGAAGAACTCCCTCGCTCGCCGTTAAATCCTGTTTTCCCGTAATTATACAGCGACTCATCTCGGTTATAATAATCAAAtcccaataaaataaaattgtaatggATGCCGTTCTTTAGTAAACCTCGCTCTGGAGCAGTGCGGAGTCGGAGAAATCCAGGCAAAATATGGAAACAATTAAAACGAAGGGGGAATGGAGGACTTGTTGCAATTTCCCTGGATGCGCTGTACCCGGCAGTGAGCGGTAAATCGCAGAATCAATCCGTCAAATAGCGACATAACAAACGGCGGGGCATTTCGCCCTCTCTATCTAACTAGTAACAACCGACTATCGGAACTGTCCTCTTTACCCCGGCAATTTCATCATCGGCCGGCTATTAAATCGCGCTTGCCGACGGCCCGCGATTCACCGCCGCCGTTTGTTTCTGCTCTATCTGTGATAAATTAATGCCGAAAGGTGATAAAAAAAGGCCACGGTACGGTTTTCGGGGGTGAATCCCTTACGCGGTCTgtgatcatttaaaaacgGGAAATCTCCACGTGTTCTCCGTCTGTTTTCATTCAACCCGAACAACAAAGGACGGGCTCAGCCatttatattgattttctgCCGTGATAAACTGGCGTATAAAAAACTTGTTGATCTCAGCCTATTGGCGCGCGTGGGGCATTTCTTTGTTTTCGGATAGCCTCGTAGCAGAAATGGATTTCCCTGAGGAGCCGTTGAATTTGACCATGAGGAAGATGCCCATCGCAATAGTGGCCCCGTTTTCGCGCACGGAAAAGCTCCTGGAAAACAACAATAACCTCGTAAACGACACGGCAAAACGGTCGAATGACTCTCCCCAGGATTTGTCCCTAAAAAATCAGCAAGAGGAGCAGTGCTTGGATCTGACCAAGAACACTAACTTGAGCAACGATCTGAATCCCAGGGAGCAGCTGAGGAATTACCTGTTAAAGGGCGAGGAAACTATCAATTCTTACAACAGAAACGTATACAAAGAAACTAATACTAAAGATAAGCAGAGGCCTGACTTGCACTCCTTCATGAACTCCTTGGACAATAAATTCCTGGCGGCTTGGTACATGAACTCTTTAATGAACCAGCCACCTGTGAGCAACCCTTACCCCTACCCTCAAAGGCCCAGCTCTGTTTCCTCATTTGAAAATGTCAGCAAGCCCAACAGCCCCTCATCCAACCGGATACTGAACAATTTATTAGAGAAAAAACCATACGCTACTTACAACTTCCCCACCGGATTCGACGCGCTTATCAAAAACGAAGTCCAGGAGGACAAGCTGGAGAAACTTAAGCCCGGGTTAGCTAATTCGAATGTTTGTTATACCGGTTGCATACACAAATCTATTCGGTCAACAGAGAGCAGTAACTCtagctttttattttcttttcagatCGCAGGATCACAAAAACAACATGGACGGGAAAAATAACCAGGATAACGAGAAGAAGAAGCCCCACATTAAGAAACCCCTGAATGCTTTCATGCTCTACATGAAGGAGATGCGTGCCAAAGTGGTGGCGGAGTGTACGCTTAAGGAAAGCGCCGCCATAAACCAGATCCTGGGAAGAAGGGTGAGTTTTTCGATGGGCTGAAGCTGAGTTAATGGGTGATAGAGTGGTGAGAATCTTGAGTGACAATGACATTGTTTATTTCTCAGTGAAATTTACATGTTTATGTCACAGTGATCGTACTGCTGTCCACATTATTAAATAGATCTTGGCAATCTTGACATACATATTCATTTTTCTCATGTAATAAAAGTgtatcaaaaatatcaaatttccaaaGGAAACGAGATCTCTTTAGTAAATAGACAGAAGATACAGGCAATGATGgcttaaagaaaaatacatgttTGTGAATATTGTTGACAGGATGGTGAAGGAAATTATTTCTGTTGTGCGCTGATGCTAATATCGCACTCTAGTGTTGatcatttttgagtttttagtCCTAAATGTCGAATAAATATATAGTGTCCCTGAAATGACTGAACAacgcttgaccaaaaattagGCGTTCTAGGCAAACTTACCTATATCCAATATGGCTTTGTTTTCCTGCTACAAGGCgccaaagttctcaaattaatatcgtttttttcGAAATGATTGCTAAACAtctttatcgattttcactcattttgaaattaagagTTACTATATAAATTGGCGTATTTTGACGTTAgcggaatttttttttatcgcgtagaaatattaaaaattacacatCGTTCTTAAatgaacgtttttttttaaccccCGTACGAGTGactcatttttttgccataagattactttattttgaaacttttgtgcctcttgtaaaattttcgtcaaacttacagtttctctacaaaagaattatttaagaTACCTTGACATTCGTCATTATAGTCGGaacgaaaatatgaaaaaagttttaattctaaataactACCAACTTAGTTTCATTCTTAtagcaaatttcaaaaaatgaatttgtttttcggcCATCATTTCgcgctttttttttaataatctgcAGCATTGAGAATTATTTGCAATAACTCAGCCTCTGAAGCGTTGGGGGAAGCATACACTTTTGATTTAAGAGCTTTCCACAGGAAAAGGTCTAGAAGCGTTAAATCGGATGATGTGGCTGGTCAATTTACGGGTGCATTGTTGCCTCTTATAATCCATCTGTTAGGatatgtttcatttaaaaatctagaaaCGTTTACATTAAAATGGGGTGGCGCCCCGTCGTGCATAAACCAAAGTTTGTCTCGAAGTTGTTATGGAAGATCCTccaataaatcgggtaaagtgttttacaagaaaagtaaatatttatccCCATTTAACCGAATTGGTATTACAACTGGTCCAATAAAttcaacaaaacaaaaaaaatcaatatcaattcctgaaaaaaattcaattttacttaCTGAAAAACAGTCTGAAAACAGTTAGTTTTGGATTAATTTCGACTCGAAGCAGAGGCGTACACAGTTTAAAACTGaaacgcaaaaaaattcaatattaattcctgaaaaatattcaattttacttcTTGAAGGagaattcaatattaatgtctgaaaaaaattcttaaaagaaTTTGAATTTCG is part of the Euwallacea similis isolate ESF13 chromosome 17, ESF131.1, whole genome shotgun sequence genome and harbors:
- the pan gene encoding protein pangolin, isoforms A/H/I/S isoform X5 encodes the protein MDFPEEPLNLTMRKMPIAIVAPFSRTEKLLENNNNLVNDTAKRSNDSPQDLSLKNQQEEQCLDLTKNTNLSNDLNPREQLRNYLLKGEETINSYNRNVYKETNTKDKQRPDLHSFMNSLDNKFLAAWYMNSLMNQPPVSNPYPYPQRPSSVSSFENVSKPNSPSSNRILNNLLEKKPYATYNFPTGFDALIKNEVQEDKLEKLKPGSQDHKNNMDGKNNQDNEKKKPHIKKPLNAFMLYMKEMRAKVVAECTLKESAAINQILGRRWHSLSREEQAKYYEKARLERQLHMQLYPGWSARDNYGYGTKKKKRKKERAPIDSGGNSMKKCRARYGLDQQSQWCKPCRRKKKCIRYMESGESNDGNQSDDNLGSCGSMGDANTPPDDDNESINQSMSSPGGLSALSSLTSPGGMVLPSPSTSVASPSVSVASPYMLQSPLTPHDSFDVKPPLPLLHHPRNPVGTNPHDINNPLSVNQLTGQCVRNDASESNSNKETARSIISVT
- the pan gene encoding protein pangolin, isoforms A/H/I/S isoform X6, with the protein product MDFPEEPLNLTMRKMPIAIVAPFSRTEKLLENNNNLVNDTAKRSNDSPQDLSLKNQQEEQCLDLTKNTNLSNDLNPREQLRNYLLKGEETINSYNRNVYKETNTKDKQRPDLHSFMNSLDNKFLAAWYMNSLMNQPPVSNPYPYPQRPSSVSSFENVSKPNSPSSNRILNNLLEKKPYATYNFPTGFDALIKNEVQEDKLEKLKPGSQDHKNNMDGKNNQDNEKKKPHIKKPLNAFMLYMKEMRAKVVAECTLKESAAINQILGRRWHALGREEQAKYYELARRERQLHMQLYPDWSSRANATRGKKRKRKQDPQDGGNSMKKCRARYGLDQQSQWCKPCRRKKKCIRYMESGESNDGNQSDDNLGSCGSMGDANTPPDDDNESINQSMSSPGGLSALSSLTSPGGMVLPSPSTSVASPSVSVASPYMLQSPLTPHDSFDVKPPLPLLHHPRNPVGTNPHDINNPLSVNQLTGQCVRNDASESNSNKETARSIISVT